The genomic DNA TCATTTACTAATCGAATGTTATCCCCTTCAGTTATTAAGTACCTTTTTTTAGTTAACATGGGTGCCTCCTAGTTATTTTACTTTTTTATTAGTTGTAAATTTAGATTACATCCATTTTAAAATCAGTGTTTCAAGAGCAATTACTTTATCTACTTGACCTCTTTTCATTTTAAGATCAAGTTCTGCTACTTGTTCCATTTTTGACTGAATATCGCTTAATGTATACTCTTCAGCCTGCTCTTTTGCTTTTTGTAATGCATAAGGGTGAACATCCAAGTATTGCTGAACTGGATGCCCTGTTATTTCATTAATTTTTACTTGTTCCATCATTCTAAGTTGTTTAGCAATTAACAGCAGGACATGGATAGGCTCATTCCCTGTCATTAGTAAATCGGCTAATAAGTCTATTGCAGAAACTCGACGATACATAATTCTATCGAGTAGCTTGAATATATCGCTTTCAAGTGTTCTAGATAGTACATCGTTTAACATTTCTGCAGTAATCATTTGTTCAGAAGGATAACGATTTTTAATTTTCTTTAATTCATTATCAAGTAGGTAAAGATCTGTCCCTAACTCGACTACCATCTTATCTACCGCAATGTTATTTAATCGCAACCCATAGCCTACAGCACGTTTACTAATCCAGTTTTGTGGAGATTTAATAGTTTTCCCTTCAAAGACTTTAGCGCTCTTTAAAAGGACCTTAACAAGCTTTTTACGCTTATCTATTTTTGGGTACCGGAATACTATGGTTGTTGTATTCTCTTTGTTATTAATAAATTCGGTTACATACTCCATTTCTTTATCGCTTAAAGCCTTCTCGCTACCTAAAAAGTAGCAATCGTTCAGTATGACGACTTTATCATCAGAACCAAACAAACTCCCTTGCGAAGCATCCATTAATACATCAATAATTGATTCTTCTCTCATATCATATTTTTCTACTGACATAAGGTTATCTGGCATGATACTCTTTACGAATTCGTCACACAATAAAGGTTCTTCACCGTGAATTAAAATTACTTTTTCTTTTAACATATATTGTTCCTCCTAAAGTTTCATAGCAGTCCAAATCACAAAAAGCGTGGGGTTTTCCATTCGCTTGAACAAGAATGGACTGCTCGCATTTTAATAGACGGCCACACGCACATCTAACTAAATTTGTAGCCTCTTTTTTGTACTCTGTCAGGATTTTTCTCACAATCTTTGGTTTAACACGACCAAGTAAATCACAAGGATCATCGATTATTACTTTTATCGATGTGTTAGTTACTAGAACGTAAATTGGAATCCCGCAGATACTGAATTCATCGACTAACCTGTCCAAATAACAATGAGAACAAAAAAGATTGTTATACTTTAACTCCTCACTGTTATTACAACTTAGACAACATTTCACTTTTCTCACCTACCACATCTGCATCATAGTCCATAGTCGGGCAAATAATATACAAGCCATGACTATACTTACAATTTTGAAAAACATTTTGCTGATTACTTTAGTGATTTTAAGAATCACAATGAGAATTAATAAGATAATTAGCCAGTCAAATAAGGTCATTTGTTCTCCTCCTTTCTAAGTGCCAATACACAAAAAGACACTTTTTTAAGTAAAAGAACAGACTTATCCTGTCCATTTTCACTTAAAAAAGTGTCCTTAAAATTAAAAGTCCTACCGTGTGGTTCGGACGAATAGAAATCTTGGTAAAGTTACAATTTTATTCTAACTTGTTGATTCTGTAATTGCAATGACTGATTATAATTAGTAATCCTCAGCTGCAGCAAGATTAAAATAAATAGCTTTGTTGCTTTGCAAATTCAAGATACGGCCAAATTTGTTCCCATGAAAATCTGTATACTCTAGTTGTTGTGACTAGCACACCTTTTTCATTTATTGTATAAAGATCACCACTATGAAGGTATCCAGTTTCGGGGGTTTTAAATATTGTTCGTATCAATAGCTCTCGATTTACATCATCTATCTCTTGTAAATCTTTATGAAAAGCAATCATTTCAATTACATCCGAAAAGACCTCATTTTTTCTCAACCCCATTAGAAAAAGGGGCATCCTTCTTCTTCTGTTTTATTAGTAGATGTTAAAGCTAGAATACAAGGTAAAATTTCATTTTCAAACTGCATTTTTGCTTGCTTTCTTTGCTCTTTATTTCCATTAGCAATTAGACCATTTAAAATAATTGCCTTTTCCATTAGAACTGCTTTATCGAATGAAGTATATTTCATTTTTACTCAACTCCTTATTAATCTGATTGTAAGTTAAAAAACAGTTTTATTCAAAATTCAATGGAAATTAAAAGCCATATTGAATTTAAATCTCAATATGGCCTTACAAGTATATTTTATTTTAATGTCATAGTAAGTAATTCTATTAAACGAGAAACATCATGAGAGTTTGAAGAATTAATAATTGAAAGTCTTTCAACTAATGAACGGAAATCGTGTAGTTTTCCCGCATCAAAGGAATGAATTAATTCCTTAGTTAATACTTGTTTTTCCTCTTCATTTAATGTGAATTCTTTTAATGTTATAGCGAGCTCGTTAATAGAATTAACTACTTGTTCAGCATAAGCAGAAGCGGACTCTTCAACCCCTATTTCAAGAGGGTTAATATATTGATGTTTACCTGTAGGATTTATACTAATTGTTTTCATCCGTGATTCCTTAATTAATTCGTGAGAATTCTCTGCTATATATAAATTTTTCATTACAATTCCACCAATTCTTTATAAATTGAATTTGATCATTCTATCTTGTTACCTCCACTTTAAACCTCTCCCAATGAAATGAAACCCTTTTAATTTTAAGATATTGTCGAAGAATTAAAGAGGTTTGATTAAACGGAAAAGTAAGTAGTTGCTTATGAATGTAAATGAGTTGATTGTCTCTAAAGACCTCTAATTTATACTTTCCAGGATTAATCAGAGTGTATTTAACTAACACCGTGGACTGTCTATCGTTGTAAATGGAATTAAAGCTATACTTATAGCCCTCTATAAAAACTGGTGGTTTCTTAATTTTATTAACAGCAGCCAATTTTTCCAACTTTAGAATATTTTCTGCAATATAAATAATTTCATCTTTATTATTCGCTCTATGTATCGCTTTATGTATATGGCGATCCCATGTTTCCTCTAAAGAGCAATTGAAAATATTAGATTGCAGGGCCAAAGTTTTTGCTACTGTAAATCCTTTCATTGCTTTTAATTCTTCTAAAGTTGGTTTTTGTTCAGTAATTTGCATAAAGGTTCCTCCTAAAAGGTGATTTCCCTTTAAGTTTATCAATAGCGTCAAAAAACCAACTTTAAGTATATTACTCAAAAAAGACTACAAAAGATCTTAGATATTTCCTAACATTGACTACTTGCTCCCTTAAGTTTGAAGAGACCTGTTTTGCAAAAATCTCACCAGCATCTGTCACTTTAATCAATCGGACAGTTCTCTTTTTTGGCTCCTTCCAACGGCCTTTAATAGTACCCTCCGCTTCCATATCACGAGTGATTTCATAAAGATACCCATTGGATGGCGACCATCCAAAGAGTTCATTAAGTTGCTCATTTACTTCAGCCGCATAGAACTCTGTTCTATTCATACCCAAATTAAAGATCATAAAACGTGTCATGTCTTTAACCGAGATTAATTTAGCAAAATAAGCGCGGAATTCTTGCTGTAATGGGTATTCAGGAGGTTCAGGTTTTTGGCCATCTTTAGTAAGGTAAAAATATATACGGTCAATCACTTTAAGCATTTCAACAAACTTGTTGTAATATAGCGATTCGTAATTCTGCAGGTGTTCTCTACCAGAAGAGGTAATTGAATAGTATTTCTTATGTTGAACTTGAGACATGGTTAAATACCCTTCATTCTCAAGTTTTTTAGCAATACGTGCAACATAATCATAGGCAACATTTCGTCCAGGAAACAAAGCTTCATAGGTATCATGAAGTTCTTTAGGATTTATTTCAGTTTCAGAGGAACGATGCAGCCATAGAAGTTTAACTGTATCTCCAACACTAAAACCGATACGCTTAAAAGTATCCATGTTTTCCCTCCTTCGCAAACATTCGTTCTCTATTAAGTATCTTATATGTGAATCAAAAGGTAAATAGAAATGATTATTAAAATATCTTAAATTTAATAATTGCAAATAAAGTGTTGTAGAAATACATAGAATTAAATCATATTAGAGAGAATAATAAATATAAATGTGGAATAGACTATAAATATAAAAAATTAAGAGGTGATTAATATGAAAGATATTATCGAAATGAATGTGAAAATCCGTGTGAAAGAACTTAGTAATTGCATTTATTGTAATGGCAAGTTACCTGGGACAAGTAAAGAACATATATTTAACTCATGCTGGGGAGGAATACATAAAACCGGACAAATAATATGTGATGCTTGCAATTCACATTTCTCAGCGATAGATAACAGTTTTAATACTTTCACAAAGTACATCATGAATGCTTGGGAGTTTAAAGGCCAGCGGCATAAGGAGGTACCAACTTTAAAGGCCACAGACGGTACTATTATAGAAAAAGGAGGAAAGCCTAAGAAAGTATCTAAATTTGAACTTAGCCAACAGGAAGATAAAAGCATCAGGATTAGCATAAATGCCAACAGTAAAAATGAAGGTCGAAATTTATTTCTCCAAAGCACAAGGAACAATTATAGGTAATTTAAGGATTCTTGGTTTAATTGATATGTGGGTACTGCTCTCAACTAACTATAAAGGTCCAGATAAAATATTAGGTGTTATAGAGAAGGTAAATGGTAGTGGAAAGTTAGCAAGTCAAAGGGTTGAACTTCCAGCAGAATTAAGTGCATTTATTGGGCGATTAATTGATACAAATTTTGAGGCACCAACACAAGAACAATTACTCAATAAACTAGCAACCGTTGCAAACAAATCAATTTCATCACTAGAAGTACTATTTGATCACATGGAGAAAGACATGCAGAATGTATCTAAGAAATATCAGCATATTCAGG from Lysinibacillus irui includes the following:
- the holA gene encoding DNA polymerase III subunit delta, which codes for MLKEKVILIHGEEPLLCDEFVKSIMPDNLMSVEKYDMREESIIDVLMDASQGSLFGSDDKVVILNDCYFLGSEKALSDKEMEYVTEFINNKENTTTIVFRYPKIDKRKKLVKVLLKSAKVFEGKTIKSPQNWISKRAVGYGLRLNNIAVDKMVVELGTDLYLLDNELKKIKNRYPSEQMITAEMLNDVLSRTLESDIFKLLDRIMYRRVSAIDLLADLLMTGNEPIHVLLLIAKQLRMMEQVKINEITGHPVQQYLDVHPYALQKAKEQAEEYTLSDIQSKMEQVAELDLKMKRGQVDKVIALETLILKWM
- a CDS encoding HNH endonuclease, whose translation is MKDIIEMNVKIRVKELSNCIYCNGKLPGTSKEHIFNSCWGGIHKTGQIICDACNSHFSAIDNSFNTFTKYIMNAWEFKGQRHKEVPTLKATDGTIIEKGGKPKKVSKFELSQQEDKSIRISINANSKNEGRNLFLQSTRNNYR
- a CDS encoding helix-turn-helix transcriptional regulator, yielding MDTFKRIGFSVGDTVKLLWLHRSSETEINPKELHDTYEALFPGRNVAYDYVARIAKKLENEGYLTMSQVQHKKYYSITSSGREHLQNYESLYYNKFVEMLKVIDRIYFYLTKDGQKPEPPEYPLQQEFRAYFAKLISVKDMTRFMIFNLGMNRTEFYAAEVNEQLNELFGWSPSNGYLYEITRDMEAEGTIKGRWKEPKKRTVRLIKVTDAGEIFAKQVSSNLREQVVNVRKYLRSFVVFFE